The DNA window CCCCGCTTGATCTTTCCGCCGGGGATCCCCCATCGATGACTCCACTTGTGGGTCTTCACCATCAGGTAGCGGCCGGCTTCGTCCTCGATCAACGCGCCAACCGTCGCAACCGGCGCCTTGCGTGCGAGCGGCCGTTCGAGCAACCGCCGCAGTCCATCGAGATCCTGCACGGTGATGTCGGGCAAGGCATCGGCGAGGGGCGCCGGATGGGTGTAGCCCGTGAGAACCGCCACCGAGGTGATGCGGGCGTGCCGGGCGGTATCGATATCGTGGACCATGTCGCCGACGAACGCGCAGTCGGCGGGATCGATCCCATGACTCTCGATGATCCCGAGGATCCGCTCGCGCTTGTCGAGAACCCCGGCGTAGGTCGCCTCGAAATACGGAGCCAGTCCGAATTCCTCGAGCTGCCCGCGGAAGGCATCGGCATCCATGCTGGTCAACACGAAGCACCGGATCCCGTGCCGACGGCACCACTCGAGCTTCTCCCTCGCGTGGGGCAGGACGGTGACCGGCGCCGACGATGCCGAAAACGCGCTTCTGAAATGCGTCTCGAGCTCCTCAAGCGGGACACCCGGGAGCACTTCCTCGTAAAACTCCCGGTAAGGCAGGCGGAAGCGGACACGGAACTCCTCACGGTCCATCGGCGGTTTCCCGTAAACGCCGAGAACATGGTTCGTGGCATCCAGAACCGGCGGCAGATCATCCACCAAGGTCCCCGACCAGTCGAATATGAGAGCGCGAAACATGGCGGATCAACCGAGCGAGAATCGGATCGAGCGGACGACGCCTTCACCGGCTGCCCGCTTCAAATTCGCGAGCAGGCGGGGCTTCATCTGCTCCAGTTGGAACCGCATTGCCGGCTGCAGAACCTTGAGGGTCAGGCAGCCGCCCTTGAGCGAGTCCGGTGCCGCATGCCGGGCAACGAACTCGCCGGCGATCTCGACCCACATTTCGCGGAGCCGTTCCTCATCGATCCCCTCGGACGCGTTCGCCTGCTTGAGGATCGCGGCGAGGAAGTCCGTGGGTTGGTGGACCCGCGAGTCCGGATGATCCGGCTCATCGCCACCCCGCCACTCGCGAAGGATCGCGCGGCGGATGCGTGCGAGCCGGTCTTCCCGGGCCATCTCACTCGTCCCCGTCTTCGCCGATCGCCTCGACCGGGCAGCCCTCCATCGCCTCGCGGCACTGGCCGACTTCCTCGTCATTCTCCGGTTGCTTGAAAACGTACGAGTAGCCCTCGTCGTCGGAGCGGGTGAAGTTGTTCGGCGCCGTCTCCCGGCAGAGGTCGCAGTCAATGCACTGGCTGTCGACGTAGAACTTGCCGTCGACGTTCTCTTCATTCTTGTCTTCGCGGTCGGCCATCGTGGGGTGCGGTGAAAGGTTTGCGTGCCTGAAATCGCGCCGTAGCGCCGGTCATGCAAACCTTTTCGTCCCCCGTAGACGGCCCCGGCGGCAGGCAGGCGGCGCGGTCGACACGGCCACCACAGCCGTGCTTTCCACTGGCCAAGCCCCCGGGCGATTCCTAAGACAGCCCCGACGCCCATGTCCGAGGAATCCAAGCCGCCCTCATCCCAGCCGCGCCGACACCGGCCGAGGCTGACGGAACTGTCCCGTGAAACCACGGAGGAGGACCTCTGGAATCTCGATGACGAACCCGCCCCGATCGCTTCGACACCGGTCGAACCACGGGAAGCCGAGGCGACTCCGGAACCGGAGGAAGACCCCACCCCCGTGCTGCGGAGACCGCACAAGCCGGAGCGCGAGCTGATTCCCAAGCCCGAGCCCAAACCGGCACCCGAAAGCCCTGCCGAAGTGCCTCCGGCCGCTGCCGAGGTCGAACCGGAGCCCGAGGAGGAACCGGACGAACCCGAAGCCGCCACGAAGTCCGCTTCCCTTCTCGATGACCTCCCTCCTCCGAACCGGAAGGAGTGGATCGGCCTTGGAGCACTCGCCGCCGTGTTCCTCGCGCTCGCCGTGTGGTGGATCGTCGGCCAGTTCTCCGACGTCCCGACCAAACGCATCGGGAGCGATCAACCGGATCTCCCGATCGAGGGCAACTACGCCGAAGTCACGGACGCCGAAACCTATTGGCGACAACCGGTTCGGACCGGCGACAACCCCGACATCACCCGCCCCGAGGTCTCGTTCATCCCCGCGATTTCGATCCGCCTCTCCGGTGGCAGCGGCGTCCTCCGCGTGTGGTACAAGAATGACAGCGGCGAGTTTGTCGGCGACAGCGTGACGCGCCGGTTCGAGGGCGGACGCTTTGTAAAGAACGGCTCCGACACGCTCGAGTTCGCCTCCACCGACGGCTTTGAAACGAACGGCGAGTTCAACGGCTACCGCGTAGGCGAAGGCCGCTGGACCGCTGAAGTCCTGGAGGGACCTTCACTCAATGCCCGGGGCAGCGAGTTCAAGACACTGTTCACCGCACCGATTTCGTCGAACCGACACTGATTCATGTCCGATAGCACCCCCGTTCCGTCGCTTGTGCCCCGCGAAGGTTGGCACGTGATGCACCTGTTTTATCAAATCGACCACGCCCAGTGGTCACTCCTCGACAAGGAAGAGCAACGCGCCGCGAAGACGAAGCTCGCCGAGCTCGTCCAGGAGATCCGCAGCACGCCCGACACCCACCTGCTGACCTTTTCCATCGCGACCCCGAAGGCCGACATCGGCTTCATGCTGCTGACGCCCGATCTCCAGGTGGCCAACGCCTATGAGAAGCAGCTCACGCTTTCCCTCGGACCCGAGATCCTGAGTCCGGTCTACTCGTATCTCTCACAGACCGAGCGATCCGAATACACGACCACCTCGGAGCAATACGCCGAAGAGACACTCAAGGGCGAGAAAGGTCTGTCCGAAGACAGCCCCGAGTTCGCCGCCGCGATGAAGGAGTTCGATGAGCGAATGGAGCACTACCTCCAGCACCGCCTCTACCCGGTCCTCCCCGACTGGCCGGTCGTCTGCTTCTACCCGATGTCGAAACGCCGCCAAGGCAACGACAACTGGTACAGCCTGTCGTTCGAGGAACGGAAACGTCTGATGGGCGGCCACGCACGGGTCGGACGGACCTACGCGGGTCGCATCCTCCAACTCATCACCGGCTCGACCGGACTCGATGAATACGAGTGGGGCGTGACCCTCCTCGCCAAGGACACGATCGAAATCAAGGCGATCGTCTACGAGATGCGCTTCGACGAAGTATCCGCCCGCTACGCCGACTTCGGAGACTTCTACATCGGCATGCAGCTCCCGCTGGACGAATTGTTCCGACGGGTCTGCCTGTAGGAGGGCGGAAGCTTGGAGCGAGGGGCGTGGAGTTCGATGCCTCAGTTCCCATGCTTGACCGGCTCGCCTAGATTGCCCTGTCACGATGACCGCTCCTAGAGTCGTTGCAGGTGTACTTGCTCTCGCCGGGGGTTATTGGGCGATCACGCTATCATCGTGGCTTGCCTTTCCGATAGGAGTCCTCGTTTTGCTACCCGGCTTCGCGATTTGGGTGTTCTTCGGCTTGAGAGTCCTAAGTAAGCATTCGAAGCCGTGGTTTGTCGCTGGCTGGCTCTTCGCAATGGTCTGGCATCTGGCGATCGCCACTTGGGCGCCGCTCATTTCAGGCCTGCTGGACAATGCTCAATTCATCAGAGCGCCTGCTGCTGCGGCAGCGACTCTTTCGCTGGCTGGATTTCTTCTCGAAATCCGGCGGGGGAAGCACTCCACGGACTACTAAGCCGCAACCACCGTTCCCGGGCGATCACTCCTCGCCGACTTCCTCCATCTCCCGCTCCATTCGCTCGAGCAGTTCGGACATCTCCTCGAGGTGACGACGGAGGCGGCCCGCGGCGCGTGGATTCATCGGCACCGCCTGACGCCGCGGACGATCGGCACCGCCGCCGGGAACCCTCTCGGTCTCGGTCGGCAATTGGGCCATCGCGGGGCTCACGGGATTCTGACCCAGCATGAGTTGGATCTGGGATGCCGGGATCACGAAGCTGCGGGTCCTGTCGGTTCTTGCGACCGTCACACCGACCACCTCGCCATCCAAACCGATCACCGGACCCCCACATTGCTGCGGCTTCAACTGCATGTCGGTCTGAAGGGCCAGCGGGAATCCGCTGCCGACCAGACTGATCGGCCCGCCCATCTGGCGCATCAGGCGCAGACGACTTTCCGGGACACCGGGAAACTCGGGCCGGCCGCCGAGCGTGATCTGCACTTCGAGCGGCTTGCCGTCGCGCTGCAGCTTGGCCGTGATCTCATCGCCGGGTGAGTAATCGAGAAGGATGTTCCGAAGCTCGAAAGCACTGGTGATCTCGCGCTCTCCGATCGCCGTCAGGACATCGCCCGCAAGCACTCCGGCCTCGTCGGCACCCCCACGATCATCGACCTCACGGATCCTCACGCCGTCACCCTCGAACTCCGGGTCGAGACTGATCCCGATGAATGCCTGATCCGACTCGCGAAGCGGACGCTCAGCCACCGCGACCACACCAAGGCCCAGCGGATTGTCATCCGGACCGGGAGCGACAAGGAACCGTCCGATTCCGGGAGTCTCACCCTCGCTCCACGTGACCGGCTTGAACTTTTCACCGGTGAGCTGAAGCAGCGCCAGATCCTCATCGCGATAGACGCCGAGAATCGAAGCCGTCGCCGTGCGTCCGTCGCCACCGACCGCCTGGATCGGCGTGCGGGCCAAGGCGATCTCGCTCCACTTTGTCAGTACTTGGCTGCCGTCACCGACAACCGTGCCCATCGCCACCTGACGGCGATTCGCCCAGATCCAAACGGTCGACTTGGAGACCTCGCGGGCCAGCGGTTTGATGACATCGAAAATCTCCTGCGACTGTTGTCGCGTCGCCTGCCGCTCTTCCGGCCGCTGGAGCGGCACATCCTGCGCGACGGCTTGTGCCACCAGCACCGCCGTCAATCCAAGGGTTGCTGCTATCTTCATCGTTTGAGTTCTTCGAAAAGTTGGTCGCGACGCATCAGTTCCACGTCGATTTCAATCTGCTCCCGGCCACGCTGAATGGCGAGAGTGACGGTATCGCCCGCCGAATACTTCGCCAGCAGGAGCCCGAGACTGCGTCCGCCCCGCACACGGGTTCCGTCCACCTTGCGGATGATGTCGCCCTGCCGAATCCCGGCCTTGGCCGCCGGCGAACGGGCCGTGACCTGGTCGACCGGCACGCCGCCGTCGCGCAGCTCGCGCCCCATCACGATACCCACCACCGGGCGTTCCGGATTGGCCAAGGGGTTGAGTTGGAGTTCGCCCCAGCTCTCCCCTTCGAGCAGGCGCTTCCAGTCCTCGCGGAAACCATCGATCCCCGCGTGGTTGTTGTTATCGAGCGACTCGCCGATCGACGAGTTGATCCCAACCAGGTTGCCGTCGAGATCGAACAGCGGTCCGCCCGAATCACCGCCAATCAGCGTGCAATCGGTAGTGAGAAAGTTCCCGGGACCCTCGGAAACGACCCGCCCGAACCGGACCGGAGGCGTGCGGGCCGGATCGTAGCCCTCGCTGTGCCCCATCGCCACGACCCAGTCGCCGGCCTCGAGAATCTTCGACTTGCCCAGTTCGACCGTCGGCCAGTCGCCCTCCTCGGTGATCCGGGCCATGCCGATGTCCTTCGAGAAATTCGACCCCAGCACCTTGGCCTTGGTCTGCTTGCCGTTGGGGAAAACAACCTCCACCTCCTCGGCGCCGTCGGTCACGTGGGCCGCCGTCAGGATCAGGCCGTCCTTTTCCACGATCACCCCGGAGCCCGAGGCGCCGGTCGAGGGTGAAATCAGCGCCACCGTGGCGGGCATCACACGCTCCGCCACCGTCTGCGTCTTGCGCTCCAATTCCACCAAGTCCTTCAGCGAACCCACCGGCTCGCGCGCCGCCAAGGGCAAGCCCAGCAGCACCAAAAGGCCAATCGCATGCAAAATTCCGGATTTCTTCATCGCTTTGTCACTCGTGATAGCGACGCATTTCCGCCGCTTCGTCTTCACCCGAAGTTGACCGTGGCACTTTCGCCCGTCTCGCTTTAGCCTCTACCACGTCGATGCCGAAACGCAATTCGAAGGCCCAGGGAAATGGCCAGAATTCCTCTTCCAACCGCCGTCGCAAGCCGGCCCGAAAGCGCGTCGGGTTCGGAACGTTGGTGCTTTTCTGGCCGCTGATCCTCCTCCAGCGCATTACCGCCCCGCTTCCGGGCTTCCAGCGATTCCTGATCCGTCTGGTCGGTCATCCGGCCCTGCTGGCGATCTATTTCCTGATCCCGCTCGTCCTGTTCTATTACGCAAGAGCACGTAACTACGACATGGCGAAGGTCGAGGAAATGCCCGAACGCAGTGTCGTCCTCGACCGCCGCGGCAAGGAACTCGGAAGGATCCACGGCGAGAAGCGCGACATCATCGACATCTCGAAGATCTCGCAGGACTTCATTTTCGCCATCCTCGCCCGTGAGGACGAGCGCTTCTACAAGCACCGCGGCGTCGACTGGATCGGCTTCGGCCGGGCGACGCTGCGCAACGTCAAGGACATGGGCATGACGCAGGGTGCCTCGACCCTGACGATGCAGCTGGCGCGAAACAGCTACAATCTGAACGCCGACTGGCTGTCATTCTCGGATCCGCTCCAGGACCTCGACCGCAAGTTCCTCGAGATCGCGGTTTCTTACAGGATCGAGGGCAACTATGAGAAGCAGGAGATCCTTGAGCACTACGTGAACCGCATCTTCTGGGGCCACACGATCCGGGGCATCGAGGAAGCGTCGCGCACCTACTTCGAGAAGCACGCGAAAGACCTGACCCTCTCCGAGTCCGCCCTGCTCGCCGGGATTGTCCGCGGACCGAATGCCTTCTCCCCTTTCCGCGACATCCCCGACGCGATCAAGGAGCGGGACGCGACTCTAGACCGGATGGTCGATGCCGAATTCATCACCAAGGAGCAGGCCGACGCCGCCAAAGCGGAGGAGGTCAAGGTGCGTCCCGAATGGCGCCGTGTCTTCCACGACTCATGGGCGATGGACGCCGTGCGCCGCGAACTCGAGCGCATCCTCGAGGAAGAGGACATCGAGTTTGGCGGACTGCAGATCACGACCACCATCGACAGCCTTGTGCAGCAGAAGGCGGAGGAATCACTCAACAGCCACTTGCGCAGCTTCGAGCGATCGGCCGGCTATCCCCACCAGACGCGCGCGGCGTGGCAGGACCTGCCCGAACCGAAGCCGAATCCGAAGTACATCCAAGGAAGCGTGGTGGTCATCGAGAACCTCACCGGGTCGATCGTCGCCACCGTGGGAGGTCGCGACGCCGACGAGTCGAAATTCAACCGCTCGACGCAGGCCCGCCGTCAGGTTGGATCGACCTTCAAACCCTTCGTTTACCTCTCCGCCTTCGAGCGCGGCCTGCGCCCGGACACGATGATCAGCGACGACCCGTTGAAGCCCGGTGAGGTCAAGGGAGCCGGCCGCTGGTCGCCTTCCAACTCCGACGGCAAGTTCAACGGCTGGCAACCCGCGTCCTACGGCCTGATCCGCTCGCGCAACACGATGTCGGTCCGTGTCGGCAACTACGCGGGCAACGCCAAGGTGGCCGAAGTCGCCGAGGCGGTCGGCTTCGAGCAACCTCTGCAGAAAGACCCGACCGCGTTCCTCGGCACCCTTGAGGCGTCGCCGGAGGAACTCGCTTCGGCATTCACCGTCTTCCCGAACGGCGGCGAACGCTATCCGCCGAGAATCATCGCGGAGATCCGCGACCGCAACGGTGAGGTCCAGTTCAGTAATCCGCAGTTGTCCTACCAGGCGGTAGGCAACGGCTCGGCATGGACGACCTCGCAGATCCTCCACGAGGTGATGGAACGCGGCACCGGCGCCTCGGTGAAGCGGCTCGGTTTCCACAAGCCCTGCGGTGGCAAGACGGGCACCACCAACGACTACAAGGACGCGTGGTTCGTCGGCTACACCTCGAGTCTCACCTGCGCGGTCTGGGTAGGCCTCGACCAACCGAAAACGACGATCAACCGCGGCTACGGATCCGTCCTCGCGTTGCCGGTCTGGGCCGAGGTCATGAAAACCGCCGATCGTCTCGGCTATAAAGCGGAGGGACTCCGATCGAAGCTGTCCTTTACCGACTGCAGGCTGTGCCGGACCTCCGGACAACGGGCCACCGAAGGCTGCGAGGAGGCGGGTGAGGCCTACACCGACAGCGTTCCGCTCGATCTCGTTCCGGGTCCGGGATCGTTCTGTCAGATCCACCAAGGCGATCCATCGATCGCGGGAGACAACGTGCCGAAGGCGAGACCTGTCGACCCGGAATCCGAATCCGCACCGAAGGCCGTGCCGGTATCGCCGTCGAATGACGTGCCCCGCGCCGTCCCCGTGGAGGAACCGGTCCCCCGCGCGCTGCCGGTGGAATAGCCCGAGAGGCTTCTCCATCGACAATCGCCCGATTTCATTCGTCAATCCCGCGTGTCCACCTGGCGTCCGATCTCAAGGCTACCGAAATGGTTGGCCTGGCTTCCCCAGTGGATGCA is part of the Haloferula helveola genome and encodes:
- a CDS encoding HAD hydrolase-like protein gives rise to the protein MFRALIFDWSGTLVDDLPPVLDATNHVLGVYGKPPMDREEFRVRFRLPYREFYEEVLPGVPLEELETHFRSAFSASSAPVTVLPHAREKLEWCRRHGIRCFVLTSMDADAFRGQLEEFGLAPYFEATYAGVLDKRERILGIIESHGIDPADCAFVGDMVHDIDTARHARITSVAVLTGYTHPAPLADALPDITVQDLDGLRRLLERPLARKAPVATVGALIEDEAGRYLMVKTHKWSHRWGIPGGKIKRGESSEDALRREIREETNLEIDEPRFVMVQDCIDSEEFQRPEHFLLLNYVARRISGEVVLNEEAEEFRWADAEEALRMDLNQPTRVLLTEVMRSTQQA
- a CDS encoding DUF721 domain-containing protein, which translates into the protein MAREDRLARIRRAILREWRGGDEPDHPDSRVHQPTDFLAAILKQANASEGIDEERLREMWVEIAGEFVARHAAPDSLKGGCLTLKVLQPAMRFQLEQMKPRLLANLKRAAGEGVVRSIRFSLG
- a CDS encoding ferredoxin codes for the protein MADREDKNEENVDGKFYVDSQCIDCDLCRETAPNNFTRSDDEGYSYVFKQPENDEEVGQCREAMEGCPVEAIGEDGDE
- the hemQ gene encoding hydrogen peroxide-dependent heme synthase is translated as MSDSTPVPSLVPREGWHVMHLFYQIDHAQWSLLDKEEQRAAKTKLAELVQEIRSTPDTHLLTFSIATPKADIGFMLLTPDLQVANAYEKQLTLSLGPEILSPVYSYLSQTERSEYTTTSEQYAEETLKGEKGLSEDSPEFAAAMKEFDERMEHYLQHRLYPVLPDWPVVCFYPMSKRRQGNDNWYSLSFEERKRLMGGHARVGRTYAGRILQLITGSTGLDEYEWGVTLLAKDTIEIKAIVYEMRFDEVSARYADFGDFYIGMQLPLDELFRRVCL
- a CDS encoding S1C family serine protease — encoded protein: MKIAATLGLTAVLVAQAVAQDVPLQRPEERQATRQQSQEIFDVIKPLAREVSKSTVWIWANRRQVAMGTVVGDGSQVLTKWSEIALARTPIQAVGGDGRTATASILGVYRDEDLALLQLTGEKFKPVTWSEGETPGIGRFLVAPGPDDNPLGLGVVAVAERPLRESDQAFIGISLDPEFEGDGVRIREVDDRGGADEAGVLAGDVLTAIGEREITSAFELRNILLDYSPGDEITAKLQRDGKPLEVQITLGGRPEFPGVPESRLRLMRQMGGPISLVGSGFPLALQTDMQLKPQQCGGPVIGLDGEVVGVTVARTDRTRSFVIPASQIQLMLGQNPVSPAMAQLPTETERVPGGGADRPRRQAVPMNPRAAGRLRRHLEEMSELLERMEREMEEVGEE
- a CDS encoding S1C family serine protease, yielding MKKSGILHAIGLLVLLGLPLAAREPVGSLKDLVELERKTQTVAERVMPATVALISPSTGASGSGVIVEKDGLILTAAHVTDGAEEVEVVFPNGKQTKAKVLGSNFSKDIGMARITEEGDWPTVELGKSKILEAGDWVVAMGHSEGYDPARTPPVRFGRVVSEGPGNFLTTDCTLIGGDSGGPLFDLDGNLVGINSSIGESLDNNNHAGIDGFREDWKRLLEGESWGELQLNPLANPERPVVGIVMGRELRDGGVPVDQVTARSPAAKAGIRQGDIIRKVDGTRVRGGRSLGLLLAKYSAGDTVTLAIQRGREQIEIDVELMRRDQLFEELKR
- a CDS encoding PBP1A family penicillin-binding protein; the protein is MPKRNSKAQGNGQNSSSNRRRKPARKRVGFGTLVLFWPLILLQRITAPLPGFQRFLIRLVGHPALLAIYFLIPLVLFYYARARNYDMAKVEEMPERSVVLDRRGKELGRIHGEKRDIIDISKISQDFIFAILAREDERFYKHRGVDWIGFGRATLRNVKDMGMTQGASTLTMQLARNSYNLNADWLSFSDPLQDLDRKFLEIAVSYRIEGNYEKQEILEHYVNRIFWGHTIRGIEEASRTYFEKHAKDLTLSESALLAGIVRGPNAFSPFRDIPDAIKERDATLDRMVDAEFITKEQADAAKAEEVKVRPEWRRVFHDSWAMDAVRRELERILEEEDIEFGGLQITTTIDSLVQQKAEESLNSHLRSFERSAGYPHQTRAAWQDLPEPKPNPKYIQGSVVVIENLTGSIVATVGGRDADESKFNRSTQARRQVGSTFKPFVYLSAFERGLRPDTMISDDPLKPGEVKGAGRWSPSNSDGKFNGWQPASYGLIRSRNTMSVRVGNYAGNAKVAEVAEAVGFEQPLQKDPTAFLGTLEASPEELASAFTVFPNGGERYPPRIIAEIRDRNGEVQFSNPQLSYQAVGNGSAWTTSQILHEVMERGTGASVKRLGFHKPCGGKTGTTNDYKDAWFVGYTSSLTCAVWVGLDQPKTTINRGYGSVLALPVWAEVMKTADRLGYKAEGLRSKLSFTDCRLCRTSGQRATEGCEEAGEAYTDSVPLDLVPGPGSFCQIHQGDPSIAGDNVPKARPVDPESESAPKAVPVSPSNDVPRAVPVEEPVPRALPVE